A single Mytilus trossulus isolate FHL-02 chromosome 12, PNRI_Mtr1.1.1.hap1, whole genome shotgun sequence DNA region contains:
- the LOC134693137 gene encoding uncharacterized protein LOC134693137: MQCQLLFSVTVFVLLAEKTFGNVNVPSSDVQDNDYNDNDKRHVGRWRNFRFRLSGVDDQKENEKRHVGRWKNLNWKLGITHDNDKRFFGRWRDLNNRLSNGQNVEKRFFGRWKNINYLNQLRQNKDNAEKRFFGRWKNLNYLLKGNQNKREDDFPVDENLMSEIGDINNMDKRFFGRWKNLNYKLSKQD, encoded by the exons ATGCAGTGTCAACTATTATTTTCAGTGacagtatttgttttactaGCAGAAAAA acaTTTGGAAATGTGAATGTTCCAAGTAGTGATGTACAAGACAACGATTATAATGACAATGATAAAAGACACGTAGGACGATGGAGAAACTTCCGATTTCGTCTCAGTGGGGTCGACGATCAAAAGGAAAATGAAAAACGCCACGTTGGTAGGTGGAAAAATTTAAACTGGAAGCTGGGAATAACTCATGATAATGACAAAAGATTTTTCGGTCGTTGGCGGGATTTAAATAATAGATTGTCAAATGGCCAAAATGTTGAGAAACgtttttttggtagatggaaaaacataaattatctGAACCAGCTGAGACAAAATAAAGACAATGCCGAAAAACGATTTTTCGGTAGATGGAAAAATCTGAATTATTTACTCAAGGGAAATCAAAACAAACGAGAGGATGACTTCCCAGTTGATGAGAATTTAATGAGTGAAATAGGGGATATTAACAACATGGATAAAAGATTCTTCGGTCGTTGGAAAAACCTGAACTACAAACTCAGTAAACAAGATTAG